In Parabacteroides timonensis, the genomic stretch AAGCATTTCGACAGGATCGGTACCATACACAGAGTCTTTTTCTACTCCAAGGTCCGGAGCCATTTGTTTAGTCAGGATACTGTCTATCCAGTTCACGTACACAGCTTTGCTGTATCCTTCACTCGGCTTATCTACGAGCCTGCAATTAACCAAAGCTCTTACCTCCTTGTCGCCATAAGGAGAAGAAGTTATGTTTACAGGGAATAATGTTGTAGTATCATCCAGTTGCAGGAAAAATGAATCATCACTAACCGGCTTTACAGTTACAAGAGCATTTGCCCGCCAATTGCCACCATAGTAGTAATCATCATCATCCAAACAAGATTGGAAAGTTAGAGAAGTGAATAGAACACCCGTGGCCATTAAAAATAATTTCAACGTCTTCATAGCTTAATATCACTAAATTATTAATTGTTATATGAATGAAGATGGATAAGAGCTTGAAAATGCTGCAAAAGAGAATAATAAAATATATTAATAGAAGGGATAAAATAATAAGTAGGGACTTTTTATATCGAAAGTTCCGACTTATTATTTAGTTTGATATAGGTTTGAATTTAGCCTACAATATATTTGGCATTCTTACCCACCACTTTGTAGATCGCAAAAACGATAGCCCATGAAATACCGAAAGCTATAACAGCTGCCAATGGAATCTGCAAGCCAAGAGGAACACCAATCATACGCATTAGGATTACACACGGACTTGTAAAGAAATAGTGTATCATATAAATACCGAAACCACACAATGTCAGGTTAGCTAGAGCTTTCTGGATAGATACAGATTTCACATTGACCTTCTTTACCAACATAAATACCGGGACTGTCATCATTACGACATTCAAGGAGTTATAGGTAAAGAACAGTTCTAGTTGTTCATCTGTGAAATCCGGTAAAGAAGTTACATGACGGAATCCAAAGAAGGTAACAGCATATCCGATAAGGAACATCGGAATACCTATAGCTAGTATCTTACTTACCGGCCAATCCAGTTTACGTAAGTAATGGCCCAGCAATAAATACCCATTGAAGCCGGCAAAGTAATACGACATGCCAAATGAGTTCCAAGAACAGGTTCCCCACAAATACGGAGAGACATATTCATAATAATAAGGCAGCAATGTTGTTACTGCCCATACACCCAGAAACCACAGTTTTGCCTTGTCCGATGCCTTTTCCACCCAAGCAGAGAAGATAGGCAGGTATAAATAGAGGCCGATAAGCAAATAGATATACCACATGTGTACATCCAGTAAGGAGAAGTTGAATGGTATCTCGGCAATATATCCCATCGATACACCAAAGGCCTGTTTGGTAGCTTCTTCGCCTGAATAAGGGAAAAAGTCAAGAATAACATCTGGACTCAATCCTAATAAACCTGTAATCCAGGGGAATAAATTATATATAACCGACCAGATCAGGAACGGCCAAAGCACACGACTAATACGTTTCTTATAAAAAACAGAAGCATCTCCCTTTGTCGGTAACAATAAAGCTCCGGTGATCATAACAAAGAGGGGTACACAAGGACGAAGTAGTGCTCCATAAGCGGCACCCCAGAATTTAATATCTGTAATATTAGGTGGAATATCCCCAGGATAAAAGTTAAAAGGATCGGCACAATGACAACATACGACAGTAAACATAGCGACAAACCGCATCACATCCAGCCACACCACATGCGGCTTCGTGAAAAGAATAGTTTTGTTTTCCATAAGATTTAAAAGTTGATATAAGATAGTTTTATATTATTGCTTAGTATTGCTTATATTCGTTGTTTTATTGATTTTGTAAAGCATCAAGCAGGAGAGTGATATTGACTGTAAATAATCTTACGGAAATAGCCAGTAAAATAATTCCAAAGAATTTACGTATAATATAGATACCGCCTTTACCCAGTAAGCGTTCTACTTGCTTGGTCATACGCACCACAAAATAAACCCAAAGCATATTCAGAATCAGTGCTACGACAATATTGACACTGGCATATTCTGCCCTCAAAGATAATAAGGTAGTAAACGAACCGGCACCGGCCAGTAACGGAAAGACAAGGGGAACAAGCGTTGCTTCCTTGATCGGCCCCGTATTTTTAAAGATTTCGATATCGAGAATCATTTCGAGCGATAATAAAAAGATAACGAACGCTCCGGCTACGGCAAACGACTCTATGTCTACATGGAACAGTTTCAGTAAAAAGTCTCCAGCATAGAAAAATCCAATCATTAACAAAAAAGAGATAACCGTCGCCTTCAGGGCATTCACCTCTTTTCCTTTATCTTTTAGGTTAATAATAATAGGAATAGAACCGATAATATCAATTACAGCAAACAGTACGATAAAGGCACTGATCATTTGTTGGAAATTAAAATCTTCAAACATAACTAACCTTCCCTTTAGAATAGAATAATAACTAATTTCGTGAAGATAACATTTTTTTGTTATATGGCAATTTATGTAGCCATGAATCTTTCTATAATTGCTGATTATTAATAATTATAATATCTTTGCAGCGAACAATCAGGAACCTGATATGAGGTTTTAAACTTAAAGGTTATGGGAATAGTAATTGGGATAGACGTAGGAGGGAGCACTACCAAAATAGTAGGTATCGACGGGAAGGATATAAAGAATCCGATGTTTGTCAGAGCTACCGATCCGGTTACCTCATTATTCGGCGCATTCGGTAAATATTTATATGATAATGATATAGCCTTGTCAGCAGTCGAAAAGGTAATGCTAACAGGTGTTGGTAGTGCTTATATAAATCAGTCATTATACGGTTTGCCTACTGCTAAAACCGATGAATTCCTGGCGAATGGCCTGGGAGCACAATATCTGACCCGGTTAGATAAACTGATCGTTGTCAGCATGGGAACCGGAACTTCTTTCGTCAAAGTAGAAGGAGAGAAGATAGAGCATATCGGTGGTATAGGAATCGGAGGCGGAACAGTATTAGGGTTATCCAAATTACTTCTTAAAACACAGGATATACGTCAGGTCGTACAGCTGGCCCTAAAAGGCGACATAACAAATATCAATCTGCAAATACAGGATATATGTAATATTCCACTCCCTGGGCTTCCTTTGGATGCAACAGCTTCTACATTTGGGAAAGCCGACGCCAACTCTTCACAGGAAGATGTTGCCCTGGGTATCATTTATATGGTACTTCAATGTATTGGTCAGTCCGTAATATTAGCTGCTTTAAACAGCAATATACATGATTTTATTTTGATCGGAAATCTGACCAAATTACCTCAATGCAAAAGTATCTTTCCCAAACTCGAGGTTATGTATAATACTCGTTTCCATATTCCGGAATATGCTGAATATCGTACAGCTATAGGAGCGGCACTTACCTATATTAATAAAAGAGAATATATGAAAGTAATTTAATATAAAAAGGGTCGGAAACGTTTTTTATTTCCGACCCTTTCCTATTATATTAACCAAAATATAATCCTTGTTGAATACCATTACTTACAAATACCTGCCCATTCTTTCGTTGTATAAAAACTTTATTTTCACGGGCAAGCCATCCAATAGCTAAAGTGGTATCTTCGTGACTCAGATCAATCAATCGACTCAATTCGGGAATTGATAACTCCCTTCCTTTATTCAACTCGTGCCAGACTTTACCGGCATGCTCTCCGATCTTTTCTAATTCCATAATCGTAACATTTTTGATAAAATAGATTTACTCTTTAATATAAAACAAAAGAAAGTGTATTCTGTTCATTCCGTTTTCCATTTGAATCTTCTGCAAAGTACAAGGTTTTGACCGGATTGATCAATTCCTATTATTGGGTTTCTATGTCCTGTTTTTGCGATTATTCATCGTATAAAAATCAAATGTACTATCTTTGAAAATCATAAATCTGAACAGTATGGAGGAAAACATGCCTATATTTGATATTCCTACGGATTTTATTGCCGGTGACAATATTACGGGAGAGATATTGAAACGATATGTCAATTACTCTAGTAAAATGAAAGCCGTACTTTTTGCCTTATGTGTAAAGGGGAAAGTGCGTATTACACTGAATTTATCCGAACAGACAATCAAACAAAATGATTTTCTGACACTTACTCCAGACAGTTTCATACAAATCAATGAAGTTTCGCAGGATGCCCATTTTTACTACGCCTGTTTTTCACGGGAATTCATGGATAGTAATAACCTGATCCTGACTACAATCAGGCTGCTTCCTATGTTGACAGAATACCCTGTTATAAACTTGTCGGAAGACCTTACACAACTCTATCTGGATGTTTTCAAGCCTCTTTTACATGCCTATTCTCTCCCTTGTACTCTTGAGAATAAAGATATTATTAAGTCTATATTCACCATCTTTATACAGGGCACGGCTGAGTTATACAAAAATCATGGAAAATGGAAAAATCCATTCCATACCCGTAGTAAAGAAATATGCCGTGAATTTATAAAACTGGTTATGTCCCATTACACAACCCAGCGTAATGTAGCCTTTTATGCAGAACATCTGGGAGTTACCGTTTCTCATTTTTGTTCAACCATAAAAAAGGAAACGGGTAAGACTGCACTGGAAATCATCACAGCCATTGTGTTGATGGATATTAAAGCACAATTAAAATCGACTGATCTGCCGACAAAAGAGATTGCCTTTTCGTTGGGATTCAATAATATGTCTTTCTTTAACAGGTATTTCAAAAGACATACAGGAATGACACCCCAGGAATTTCGCAACAGCTAATACGATTATGATTTGAGTAAACGGAGAAAATCGTCTTTATAGCTGGGTGAAATTTCTATTTCCGTATTATCTTCCAACACAATATATCCACCCGAACTCAGCTTTCTATAAATTCAGATCTCTAACAAATTTCACATCATCAAAGATAACGATAATATACAATAAAAAATCCCTTGTTCCAGCAATTATCTGAAACAAGGGATTCCGATTTATCT encodes the following:
- a CDS encoding NigD1/NigD2 family lipoprotein: MKTLKLFLMATGVLFTSLTFQSCLDDDDYYYGGNWRANALVTVKPVSDDSFFLQLDDTTTLFPVNITSSPYGDKEVRALVNCRLVDKPSEGYSKAVYVNWIDSILTKQMAPDLGVEKDSVYGTDPVEMLKDWVTIAEDGYLTLRFRTLWGDRSKAHFVNLLVSEDPANPYEVEFRHNAYGDVHGIEGDGLVAFNLAKLPDTNGKTVKLKLKWKSFSGDKSAEFDYCTRKSTPGKSTISDERSVLNMK
- a CDS encoding acyltransferase, producing the protein MENKTILFTKPHVVWLDVMRFVAMFTVVCCHCADPFNFYPGDIPPNITDIKFWGAAYGALLRPCVPLFVMITGALLLPTKGDASVFYKKRISRVLWPFLIWSVIYNLFPWITGLLGLSPDVILDFFPYSGEEATKQAFGVSMGYIAEIPFNFSLLDVHMWYIYLLIGLYLYLPIFSAWVEKASDKAKLWFLGVWAVTTLLPYYYEYVSPYLWGTCSWNSFGMSYYFAGFNGYLLLGHYLRKLDWPVSKILAIGIPMFLIGYAVTFFGFRHVTSLPDFTDEQLELFFTYNSLNVVMMTVPVFMLVKKVNVKSVSIQKALANLTLCGFGIYMIHYFFTSPCVILMRMIGVPLGLQIPLAAVIAFGISWAIVFAIYKVVGKNAKYIVG
- a CDS encoding MarC family protein, which produces MFEDFNFQQMISAFIVLFAVIDIIGSIPIIINLKDKGKEVNALKATVISFLLMIGFFYAGDFLLKLFHVDIESFAVAGAFVIFLLSLEMILDIEIFKNTGPIKEATLVPLVFPLLAGAGSFTTLLSLRAEYASVNIVVALILNMLWVYFVVRMTKQVERLLGKGGIYIIRKFFGIILLAISVRLFTVNITLLLDALQNQ
- the coaW gene encoding type II pantothenate kinase, coding for MGIVIGIDVGGSTTKIVGIDGKDIKNPMFVRATDPVTSLFGAFGKYLYDNDIALSAVEKVMLTGVGSAYINQSLYGLPTAKTDEFLANGLGAQYLTRLDKLIVVSMGTGTSFVKVEGEKIEHIGGIGIGGGTVLGLSKLLLKTQDIRQVVQLALKGDITNINLQIQDICNIPLPGLPLDATASTFGKADANSSQEDVALGIIYMVLQCIGQSVILAALNSNIHDFILIGNLTKLPQCKSIFPKLEVMYNTRFHIPEYAEYRTAIGAALTYINKREYMKVI
- a CDS encoding winged helix-turn-helix domain-containing protein: MELEKIGEHAGKVWHELNKGRELSIPELSRLIDLSHEDTTLAIGWLARENKVFIQRKNGQVFVSNGIQQGLYFG
- a CDS encoding helix-turn-helix domain-containing protein, translated to MEENMPIFDIPTDFIAGDNITGEILKRYVNYSSKMKAVLFALCVKGKVRITLNLSEQTIKQNDFLTLTPDSFIQINEVSQDAHFYYACFSREFMDSNNLILTTIRLLPMLTEYPVINLSEDLTQLYLDVFKPLLHAYSLPCTLENKDIIKSIFTIFIQGTAELYKNHGKWKNPFHTRSKEICREFIKLVMSHYTTQRNVAFYAEHLGVTVSHFCSTIKKETGKTALEIITAIVLMDIKAQLKSTDLPTKEIAFSLGFNNMSFFNRYFKRHTGMTPQEFRNS